Genomic segment of Euleptes europaea isolate rEulEur1 chromosome 21, rEulEur1.hap1, whole genome shotgun sequence:
cttcaagtacttgaagggctgtcatatggaggatggtgcagagttgttttctgtggccccagaaggtcggaccagaactgacaggttgaaattaaattaaaagaggttctgtcttgacattagggtgaattttctaacagttagagcagttcctcagtggaacaggcttccttgggaggtggtaagctctccttccctggaggtttctaagcagaggccagatggccatctgtcagcaatgctgattctatgaccttaggcagatcatgagagggagggcaccttggccatcttctgggcatggagtaggggtcactgggtatgtgtgggggggaggtaggtgtgaattttctgcattgggcaggggggttggactagatgaccctggtggtcccttccaactctgattctatgaccttaagcagatgatgagagggagggcaccttggccatcttctgggcatggagtaggggtcgctgggggtgtggaggggaggtaggtgttaatttcctgcattgtgcagggggggttggactagatgaccctggtggtcccttccaactctatgattctatgaactgtccATCAGTAGAACACAGTCTACTTTCGACCAGACTCTGCAAGAAGCAAAGTCTGCTAAGGAGTTGCCAGGAGAGCTGTTTCCAGACAGGCAGCCTTTGGAGCTGGGCTGAGCAGAAACCTAAAATGAAGGCGATCGACTGATCACCGAGTTGCAAACATGAAGAAACGAAAACTACTGTCCGGCACCTTTGTCCTGTGTTCACTGTGAGGAACAATCCACCGGAAGCAGGGGGAATGCAAAAGTCACTGGGAATCACAACAGTTAAGACTGTTTGCCGGCAGCTTCAAGTACAGACTATATAGCCGCGCTATCTTATTTACAATATTAATATACCGGTTTGTTGCTCAAAGTAGCTAGTGTATTGCAGGTTTTCCAACTCTGCCGAGGAGAAAAAGGGTCAAACCCATCCTATTCACAGAGACGATTAAAACGGCTATTCTACAGATTATGTGGAATTATTTTTCTAGTTCACAGCTGTTATAGGGTTGGAACTTAATCTTTCCCTGTATTagatacacacacgcacacatatatatatatatgtaaggtTAAAAATTGGTATCAGGCTCTTAAACGAGTGAGCCAAACCCCctaggggtgtatgtgtgtgtaattttttatttttaaaacaagtcTTTCCTGTTCTTGGATACAGCTTACATTTAGATATAATCCTTGTCTTAACTAAACATGCTTTTGCTGAGTGATCCGTGCAAATAAGTGAAGGAGTCACCAACCGGGACGTTCAGCCTATGATAGctactgttaaaaaaaacaaaacaaaaaagtaccGTAAATGTCACCTGTCGAGACAGTGAATGCTTTTATGTCCTTCTCCCTCTACAGTTTTCGTTGGATGGAAGAGGaacacatacacgcacacgcACCCCGGAAGAAATGCTTTGAAAAGGATGGAGCCGCCGGAGAGGATGGAGCTACATGATAGCGCATTGGGTGGCCCCGCAGCAATCTTTAATAATCGCCATTCCCGTTTTCGCGATGGTGGGcttgtttggaggaggaggaggaggaggcggttcTGCCTTCTTCTCTGCTGGCGTACCTGCGGCAATCAGAAGGGAGCGTCGTTAACGTCGGGGCTGCGGTCCGAAGCTCCTGCCCCATGGTACTCGCACCATTCCTAGCCCGAGCCGCAGCGTGGGGGGCGTTGGGGTTACACGGAGGAAAGGGTGCTGCGGTGCGGCAGCTGTGTGGCTTGCTCCAGCAACCAGTGAAGTTGTCTGGCGGGACCGTGGCGGTGCTCAGCGGGTCAAAGACAAGTCCCTACGCCTGGGGACCCCAATGTGGTGccggtggggccaggtagggcttttgcccagcaaagcttctcaCTGACtgttggaggtttgattggctgtgcagatttttttttttttttttaatgttgctttggctggagatcagctgtaacagcgggagatctccagctctagtacctggaggttggcagccctacctattcTTCATGTGGTGGAGGTTGCTCATGGCATGCATCAGTCACCTAAGGGAGGACAGGAGGAATGACAGGTCCCAGAGAGCAAGGCAGTCATGATCCACTCTGTCGCCTGGGTATCACCTTTGCCACACCCCCTCGAAAGGTTTAAACTCACCAGTTGGAGACCTTGTCACTTTGTCTAAGGGTTTCAACTTGATACGGAGAAACTCGGCcatttctttgtcttcttctttttctctattAAGTAAAATAACagtaaaaaggtaacggtcccccctgtgcaagcaccgggtcattcctgacccatgggatgacgtcacatcccgacatttcctaggcagattttgctttatggggtggtttgccagtgccttccccagtcgtcttccctttacccccagcaagctgggtagtcatttgaccagcctcagaaggatggaaggctgagtcaaccttgagccagctacctgaaaacgactcccgttgggatcgaactcaggacacgagcagagcttttgactgccgtactgcagcttacccctctgtgccaccGGGCTCTTAAATAACAGTAGGGCCAAAAATATAATAATCCTCAAACTTccttcatggctagggttgccagctccaggttgggaaatacctggaggttttggggtgggagcctgaggaggacggggtttggagaggggagggacttcaatgccatagagtccaattgccaaagcggccattttctccgggggaactgatttctatcatctggagatcggttgtaatagtgggagatctccagtcaccaggtggaggttagggttagggttaggcaacCCTGTTCATGGCTCTGGACAGAACCCCTGTGGTCCTAAACCCAAAGAACTTCATACATGCTTTGGGCTTTCATGCCATCCTTCCCACTATAGGCCTTCGTGTCCCTAAAAAGTAATTTCTGAAAGTTAGGGGCCCTTAAATACGGAGTGAGATATGGCATGGAGGGCAGCCGCCAGCGATGCTTCCATCCACACACTATACCTGACGTAGCGATGCTAGAATGTGCTCTCCGTTTGTCGAAGGACACCTTGTCCCCAAACAATTACCGTTCACGCCTTACCTTAATCTCTCCACTTCAGCATCATCCACCAGGAAATCTCTTTTTTGGACCAGTTTATGGATCTTCTGGATGAGTTCGTCCTCTCGCTGCTTTTGCTGCTTCGTCTTGTCTTTTTCTGTCCAGGAGAAGAGGAGATGGGTTGAGTGGAGAGTCGGGAGAGTTGGAGCCGTCCATTTTTTCTACCGTTGCAACAAGGaggaatttgggagggggggaagctaatttgaccacagaaaggttaggctggggatcatgggacctgcgtgggcaaaagccatgtgggatggagtctgtagtaaggaggggaagtGGGCGAGAACAAGTGGAACAGCGAGCTGAAGCCAGCCCATAATTGTATTTCTCCAGTTCTAATTTTGCAGAAAGTCTGTTTCCATGGTACGTTTGGCAGTCGCAAACATTTGTGCAGCTCCAATCTGTGAGCTTCTCACTAACACCCTGTGTTGCGCTTGGGAGTAGAAATGTTGGGCGAGTTATGAAGGGTCATGCCTTCCAGCcccacatgaaaacatgaagctgccttctactgaagtccatcaaagtattgtctactcaaagtccattgtattgtctactcaaaagtccatctgtattgtctactcagaccagcagcggctctccagggtctcaggcaggggtcttttccatcacctacttgcctagtccctttaactggagatgccagggattgaacctgggacccttctgcatgccaagcagaggctctaccactgagccacggccactccccAACTCACTGGTGGTAGAGTACAATTCATGGAGCTGCTGGGCGTTGGTTTTTCATGGAGGAATTTTCTCTTATTCCAACCTGAAGTTGTAGATTGGATCTATCCAAGGGGACCCTGTGTGCCCCCTTGGCTTTCACCCTTCTTGCTTGGTGACCCGAATCTAAAGAGGATAAACTGGTTGGGGCTGGGAGATTCTACCTTCGGTTTTGATCTACCTTCCTGTTATATGTGGAAGTTTTTGTTTTGGCAACTGGAAGCTGGTAGACGGGCATTCCATCACGATGGGGTATCTGGGGCTTTTTAATGTTGGTCAGTTTTCCTATTTCTTGCGGTGCTTGCAGCGTttgctaaaaaaacaacaacattaccTGGAGTTGCGACTAAGTTCTGCAGCTCTTTCTTAAGATTCATGATGTCCTTGCACAGTTGGACGTCATCCATCCTACAGAAacaagaagggggtgggggaaatagacTGTGATATGTTTTCGTTAAGTCTGTTTCTGGAATAGGTTCATGGGATTCATTTATCTATTGCCGCGAGCTCTTTTTAGGTTGAGAATTCACTTGGCTGCAAGGAAGATCCCGATGTGATACCTTTCCTCGGGATTTTCTTCCACGGCGAAGTTTTCCAGGGATGCTGTAAAGTATATTAATCGCCAAaagcacaaaaaaacccaaattgaGGGTTAAAATTGCAAATTGAAGGTTATTTTTGTTGGTTTTGGGGAGAATTATAGCTGGGAGCAGACAGACTATAGCAGTTTGTTAAAATCTTTTTATGCTATAGCAAATTGTCAGTTACAAAAGTACAGAAAAATCCCACCTGGGGGAGGAGGAACGGCCTCTGCAGGCAGCCGAAGGAAGGAAAGTGTGGGggaaatggtagggttgccaacctccaggtactagctggagatctccaggtatttcccaacccagagctggcaaccctactgtggcacCGTGAGCAAGGGGTGCTTGCTGCTATCGGTGGAGTTTTCAGATGCGTATCAAAGCTGGACCCGTCTTTCTTCTTACGTTATTTCAACAATTCCCTCCGGGAATTATTTGATCATATGTGTTTTTAAAGCCTGGTATCTCCAAACCGTTTGCTCATTCTTCTCCAAAGTGGTCAAATCTTGCTTACTTACATGAACCGGAGTTCGGACTCTCTTCTGACTAATACTTCCCGAAGCCTCTGGATCTTGGCCATTTCCAGTTCGATTTCGTCAGGCATCATGGTGTTTTCAGCCATTGAAATGATGTCAAGTTGATCTGTGCAGATTTAAGATAAGACAGGAGGTAGATTACATTGGCCagatgggctttaaaaaaaaaattatttttttcaaaacaacacaaaaaaacatcaGGCACAAAACAACCAGTACACAATACACACaaccgtgtgtatgtgtgtgtgtgtaaagttgggAACTGGCAGACTATAGCagtttgtgtaaagtgccttcaagtcgcagccgacttatggcaaccccttattgggttttcaaggcaaaagactaacagaggtggtttgccagtgccttcctctgcacggcaaccctggacttccttggtggtctcccatccaaatactaaccagggctgaccctgcttagcttctgagatctgaccagatcaggctagcctgggccatccaggtcagggcacacacaACTGTACATttactaaatagggttgccaacctccaagtactagctggcgatctcctgctattacaacagatctccagctgatagagatcagttcctgttgtgcctgagtaatcacacctgcatcacattcagacatacatgCAAACTACATGAATAAGCTGCTTACAAGTAAAACCACAGAAACAGCTTCCcggtgccccccccctttcctttagcgcCAAGCACCCAtttccaaaggctggaaacttgcctctcacataagggaacgctccgacagcctccctcccacctattcctcctttttttataaataaatttttattaatttttataacataaaacaaaacaaacaaatacaataataataataatatcaagaaaattaaaaaaagaaaatacaaaagagtatctatatatacttattaatacgtTCATAGTCAtcctcctttttgatactttcCCTTCGCCCTGCAAGGGAACGCTCTGaaactgctcaataagataggctccattcattaacgTAGCGAGGCTCGCGCACGCGctgaagaaactaatgacgttgcgttgacaagctaaaatcggatgttaagaaaaCGTATCATCGTTGTATTGGGatgtcaaacgtctataaaacgtcttgcatttgccctgcctcggtGCGACAGGATCACAGAGCTGTTTTGTCTGTATTCTGGCTCACCCGgtttatgacttcttggccaacaAAGCAAGCTGTATTCAACCGACCTCCTGCCCTCaattgctctcattggactctatgagaatgggggagcgcatcattcccctggagaaaatggccgctttggccatcagactctatggcattgaagcccctactGTCAgtcttcagtacctcgttgcgtttcagcaatagtaaacttcactccagacgttgcagagagttttaaaagttttattaagaaagcaaacgggtcagttggtctatacaaacttaaggtcagaatacaggttGGGGAAAGACTGGTCATCTTTGCTGGGGCCCGACTGGACGCCCTCGCTGatacctccccactccaaaccccgctctcctcaggctctgcccccaaaatcaggcaaccctataaattaaaacaataaactcCTAATCTGCTattcagtggactctgatctggagaaccgggttctcaGCTAAAGCCGAGAGGGGTTCTCGAGGGTCCCACACAGCGGTCTTTCCTGGCCCTGCTTCTCccaggtcctttttaactggcgaTGTCAGGGACGGAGAACCCAGGCCTTCTGTAGCCCAAGATCTATCCCTGAGCtatgaccccccccaaaaaaaatttaattacAGCTATTGAAACCAGTTGCTCACTTTGCAATCAGGATAACTATCtagggaaggcagcaggagacTAAACCAGGGACATTTTTAATTCCGTCTGAGCCAAGCAAGCACTAATGTGGAAGTAATTACAATAGAGGAAAATCAATCCATTAAGTTATGAATATAAAATGAGGGGTCCGGAGGGTAAAGCAATTTATACCAAGTTTTGAGAAGACAGTCCGTTAACTTAACAGTTGCATGGGCGATTCTCGGTGCACCAGCACCCAAAGGAATGTGACCCACCCTGCCGCGCAAAGGGACGTAGAAAGGGATACAGGTGGAGCATCCATAGTGCGGGATGGTGCTTTTGCATTACCAAATCTACATCATGCTGTCGGACCCATGCGCCATATTGAGCCAATCGGGCATTTGCCCCAGCTTTGAGGGCCACTGGAGAAC
This window contains:
- the BMERB1 gene encoding bMERB domain-containing protein 1, with translation MELKRSISASMEAEKPLRRYGAVDETDWKADGLGRNQLDIISMAENTMMPDEIELEMAKIQRLREVLVRRESELRFMMDDVQLCKDIMNLKKELQNLVATPEKDKTKQQKQREDELIQKIHKLVQKRDFLVDDAEVERLREKEEDKEMAEFLRIKLKPLDKVTRSPTGTPAEKKAEPPPPPPPPNKPTIAKTGMAIIKDCCGATQCAIM